One Nitrospinaceae bacterium DNA window includes the following coding sequences:
- a CDS encoding RNA-binding S4 domain-containing protein produces MRLDLFLTHSRLVKRRGLAQALIEAGGVRVGGVPAKAGRKLSEGDEIELTLGARELKVRVMSVEGRRQSKAQAQELYEVIEEHWSEAPPPAEEGEGADGPIDFLAGR; encoded by the coding sequence TTGCGACTCGATCTCTTTCTCACCCACAGCCGGTTGGTGAAAAGAAGAGGTTTGGCCCAGGCTCTCATCGAGGCCGGTGGGGTGCGAGTGGGCGGTGTGCCTGCCAAGGCGGGCCGGAAGCTCTCTGAGGGCGATGAAATCGAACTCACCCTTGGCGCCCGGGAACTAAAGGTGCGCGTCATGAGCGTAGAGGGGCGGCGCCAGTCGAAAGCCCAGGCCCAAGAGCTTTATGAGGTGATCGAGGAGCACTGGAGCGAGGCCCCGCCTCCTGCCGAGGAGGGCGAGGGGGCTGATGGTCCCATCGATTTTTTGGCGGGGCGCTAG